In Oryza brachyantha chromosome 1, ObraRS2, whole genome shotgun sequence, the following are encoded in one genomic region:
- the LOC102712875 gene encoding U-box domain-containing protein 35, whose protein sequence is MQGGGPLSPDEHRATSPSGLHQPASTIVVAVDRDRNSQLAVKWVVDHLLSGASHIILLHVAVHPPAANHGFAMAEATQGALEAEMREIFVPFRGFCTRNGVHVSEVVLEEADVSKAIIEFITASNIQSIALGASNRNAFTKKFRNADVPSSLMKGAPDYCNIYVVAKGKSVNVRLAKCGVPSGLAGEGYDGESIRSAAGSYTRRSSRGKLPPAAPEMARRSVDARTVPELTTRPPFRERSLNKIVPMSGVRAASDGADGSYRSTRRSTSNDSLIGDLDFGQSTRFSSMDFCDNLDVSSLSTSPRETSSPHSAPQREVEVEMRRLRLELKQTMDMYNAACREAINAKQRTKELQLLKLEEARRLEEARHAEEAALAVAEMEKTKCRAAMEAAEAAQRLADLEAQRRRNAEVRARREADEKVRALDAISNHDFRYRRYNIDDIELATERFSDKLKIGEGGYGPVYRASLDHTPVAIKVLRPDAQQGRKQFQQEVEVLSCIRHPNMVLLLGACPDYGCLVYEYMDNGSLEDRLFRRGGTPSIPWTQRFRIAAEIATALLFLHQTKPEPLVHRDLKPANILLDRNYVSKISDVGLARLVPPAVADSVTQYRLTATAGTFCYIDPEYQQTGKLGVKSDIYSLGVLLLQVVTARPPMGLTHHVEKAIEAGTFAQMLDVTVKDWPVEEAIGFAKLALKCTEMRRRDRPDLGTVILPELNRLRNLGHAYEQRMSAAGVDGAVVHSPEKATVSSPTAVGGASWRTAES, encoded by the exons ATGCAAGGAGGAGGCCCCCTCAGCCCCGACGAGCACCgggccacctcgccgtcgggcCTGCACCAGCCGGCGTCGAcgatcgtcgtcgccgtcgaccgtGACCGGAACAGCCAGCTGGCCGTGAAGTGGGTCGTCGACCACCTCCTCTCCGGCGCCTCCCACATCATCCTCCTCCACGTCGCCGTCCACCCCCCCGCCGCCAACC ATGGGTTCGCCATGGCGGAGGCGACGCAGGGCGCGCTGGAGGCTGAAATGAGGGAGATCTTTGTCCCCTTCAGAGGATTCTGCACCCGGAACGGG GTGCACGTATCAGAGGTGGTACTGGAAGAGGCAGACGTGTCAAAGGCCATCATAGAGTTCATCACCGCAAGCAATATCCAGAGCATCGCGCTCGGCGCGTCCAACAGAAACGCATTCACCAA GAAATTCAGGAACGCCGACGTGCCGTCCAGCCTGATGAAGGGCGCGCCGGACTACTGCAACATCTACGTGGTGGCGAAGGGCAAGTCGGTGAACGTCAGGCTCGCCAAGTGCGGCGTGCCgagcggcctcgccggcgagggaTACGACGGGGAGTCCATCAGGAGCGCTGCGGGGTCGTACacgaggaggagctcgagggggaagctgccgccggcggcgccggagatgGCGAGGCGGTCCGTGGACGCGCGCACCGTGCCGGAGCTCACCACGCGGCCGCCGTTCCGCGAGCGGTCGCTGAACAAGATCGTCCCCATGTCCGGCGTCAGggcggcgtccgacggcgccgacgggtCGTACCGCTCCACGAGGCGGTCCACGTCGAACGACTCCCTCATCGGCGACCTCGACTTCGGCCAGAGCACGCGCTTCTCCTCCATGGACTTCTGCGACAACCTCGACGTGTCGTCACTCTCCACCAGCCCACGGGAGACCAGCTCGCCTCACTCCGCC CCGCAGcgcgaggtggaggtggagatgcggcggctgcggctggaGCTGAAGCAGACGATGGACATGTACAACGCGGCGTGCCGGGAGGCGATCAACGCGAAGCAGCGGACCAaggagctgcagctgctgaagctggaggaggcgcggcggctggaggaggcgaggcacgcggaggaggcggcgctggcggtgGCCGAGATGGAGAAGACCAAGTGCCGCGCGGCCATggaggcggccgaggcggcgcagCGCCTGGCCGACCTGgaggcgcagcggcggcgcaacgcCGAGGTGCGCGCCCGCCGGGAGGCCGACGAGAAGGTGCGCGCCCTGGACGCCATCTCCAACCACGACTTCCGCTACCGCCGGTACAACATCGACGACATCGAGCTCGCCACCGAGCGCTTCTCCGACAAGCTCAAGATCGGCGAGGGCGGGTACGGCCCGGTCTACCGCGCGTCGCTCGACCACACGCCGGTGGCGATCAAGGTGCTCCGGCCGGACGCGCAGCAGGGGAGGAAGCAGTTCCAgcaggaggtggaggtgcTCAGCTGCATCCGCCACCCAAACATGGtgctcctcctcggcgcctgCCCGGACTACGGCTGCCTCGTCTACGAGTACATGGACAACGGCAGCCTCGAGGACCGCCTgttccgccgcggcggcacgCCGTCGATCCCCTGGACCCAGCGGTTCCGGATCGCGGCGGAGATCGCCACGGCGCTGCTCTTCCTCCACCAGACCAAGCCCGAGCCGCTGGTCCACCGCGACCTGAAGCCGGCCAACATCCTCCTCGACCGCAACTACGTCAGCAAGATCAGCGACGTCGGCCTGGCCCgcctcgtgccgccggcggtggccgacAGCGTCACGCAGTaccggctgacggcgacggccggcacCTTCTGCTACATCGACCCGGAGTACCAGCAGACCGGGAAGCTCGGCGTCAAGTCGGACATCTACTCCCTcggcgtgctgctgctgcaggtggtgacggcgcggccgccgaTGGGGCTCACCCACCACGTCGAGAAGGCCATCGAGGCCGGCACCTTCGCCCAGATGCTCGACGTCACCGTCAAGGACTGGCCCGTCGAGGAGGCCATCGGCTTCGCCAAGCTCGCGCTCAAGTGCACCGAGATGCGGCGGAGGGACCGCCCCGACCTCGGCACCGTCATACTGCCCGAGCTCAACCGCCTCAGGAACCTCGGCCACGCCTACGAGCAGCGGATGAGCGCCGCCGGagtcgacggcgccgtcgtgcACTCGCCGGAGAAGGCCACCGTGAGCTCGCCGACGGCGGTTGGCGGCGCGTCGTGGAGAACGGCCGAGAGCTAG